CGCGCTCGCCGACGACGCCGTCGGGCTCGCGCGACGAGCCGGTGCACGCGGCCCGGTTCGCGCTTGGCGCCAGCGCATCGTTCGTCGCCCGCGCCGTCGACGTCAATCAGAAGCACCTGGTCGAAACGCTGAAGCGGGCGCATGCACACGAGGGCGTGGCCTTCGTCGAGATCCTGCAGAACTGCATCGTCTTCAACGATGGCGTCTACGCTTCGGTCAGCGACAAGAAACAGGGGCCCGAGCACGCGCTGGAGCTGGTCCACGGCCAGCCGATGATCTGGGGCGCCAACCGCGACAAGGGGCTCATCTTCGATCTTGAGACCATGAGCCTCAAGGCGGTCCCGGTCGGCAATGGCGGCGTCGCCGAGGCCGACATCCTCATCCATGACGAGACCAACCGGACGCTTGCCGGCATGCTGTCCGTCATCGACGGCGAGCCCGGCATGCCGACGCCCATCGGCGTCCTCTATGCGCGCCCGGCCGCCACTTTCGACACCGGCAAGCCGGCGGACACGGCCGCGCCCGATGAGGTCAGAAAACGGATCGGCAGTCTCCTGCATTCCGGCCATACCTGGAACGTGATCTAAAACCAATCGCACACACCGCGTAACGCCGTTTGAGCGGGTTTTTCTTTTCGCACGCGCACAAAAGGGTGCTAAAGACACCCCGGCAGCGGGAAAACACACGGTTTCGGGGCGGTTTTGCCCCGTTCCCCCGACTTTCGATCGACGACATGGGAGAAGTTTCGATGACGACGACACGGCCTTCTTTCGTCCGCTTCCTGACGTTTGCAGCCGTGATGGGTCTTGCCGCGCTGGCCGCCGCGCCGACCGCGGGCCTGGCGCAGACGATCAAGATCGGCGAGCTCACCTCCTACAATAATT
This is a stretch of genomic DNA from Hyphomicrobiales bacterium. It encodes these proteins:
- a CDS encoding 2-oxoacid:ferredoxin oxidoreductase subunit beta, which encodes MNVISKLSPKDYASDQDLRWCPGCGDYAILKAVQKTFADLAVDPANAVFISGIGCAARFPYYMATYGFHTIHGRAAAIATGAKMANPDLDIWVVAGDGDSLSIGGNHLLHLLRRNVDLVYLMFNNEIYGLTKGQASPTSRRGTRSPTTPSGSRDEPVHAARFALGASASFVARAVDVNQKHLVETLKRAHAHEGVAFVEILQNCIVFNDGVYASVSDKKQGPEHALELVHGQPMIWGANRDKGLIFDLETMSLKAVPVGNGGVAEADILIHDETNRTLAGMLSVIDGEPGMPTPIGVLYARPAATFDTGKPADTAAPDEVRKRIGSLLHSGHTWNVI